One genomic segment of Agromyces intestinalis includes these proteins:
- a CDS encoding DUF58 domain-containing protein yields the protein MTTAARAGQRRRPSQGGYAIRTVTRSATRTARAAGAAIARAWGRAAAAVEPVTSVISTIGWLVLAAAVGAGAIALGFGWVEFAFVAATLAGAVLLAVPFVFGRVRYRVEVELQPRRVVAGERALGRLVVVNDGTSPSVGTRMELPVGAGLAEFRIPSLAPSAQHDELFAVPTQRRAVIVAGPAVSVRGDELGLLRRTVRWNEPVELFVHPRTARLKPSAAGLVRDLEGEVTAKITDHDISFHALRQYEPGDPLRNVHWRSSARTGQLMVRQYEETRRSQLLLLLGTDPAHYADEHEFELAISIFASLGVQVVRDGTEMAAHTEALALRSATVTSLLDDSSRIEAAPSTKALREFARDASRRMPSASVVIAVVGSQLPLTELRAVETSLANDVQLLAFRAHAGADSRIGKVGSSPVATIGELGELPAVVRKVRP from the coding sequence ATGACGACGGCCGCACGCGCCGGACAGCGTCGCCGACCCTCGCAGGGCGGCTACGCGATCCGCACGGTCACCCGTTCCGCGACGCGCACGGCGCGCGCCGCCGGAGCGGCGATCGCGCGTGCCTGGGGGCGGGCGGCCGCAGCGGTCGAGCCGGTCACGAGCGTGATCTCCACGATCGGATGGCTCGTGCTCGCGGCAGCCGTCGGCGCCGGCGCGATCGCACTCGGGTTCGGTTGGGTCGAGTTCGCTTTCGTGGCGGCGACCCTCGCGGGCGCGGTACTGCTCGCGGTGCCGTTCGTGTTCGGGCGGGTCCGCTACCGGGTCGAGGTCGAGCTGCAACCGCGTCGGGTCGTCGCGGGCGAGCGCGCCCTGGGCCGGCTCGTCGTCGTCAACGACGGCACCAGCCCGTCGGTGGGCACACGCATGGAGCTGCCCGTCGGCGCCGGACTCGCCGAGTTCCGGATCCCGTCGCTCGCACCGTCGGCGCAGCACGACGAGCTCTTCGCGGTGCCGACCCAGCGCCGGGCCGTGATCGTGGCGGGCCCCGCAGTGTCGGTGCGTGGCGACGAGCTCGGGTTGCTTCGTCGCACGGTGCGCTGGAACGAGCCGGTCGAGCTCTTCGTGCATCCGCGCACCGCCCGCCTGAAGCCGTCGGCGGCCGGCCTCGTGCGTGACCTCGAGGGCGAGGTCACCGCGAAGATCACCGATCACGATATTTCGTTCCACGCGCTGCGCCAGTACGAGCCGGGGGATCCGCTGCGCAACGTGCACTGGCGCAGCTCTGCGCGCACCGGCCAGCTCATGGTGCGCCAGTACGAAGAGACGCGTCGCTCGCAGCTCCTGCTGCTGCTCGGCACCGATCCGGCGCACTACGCCGACGAGCACGAGTTCGAGCTCGCGATCTCGATCTTCGCTTCGCTCGGCGTGCAGGTCGTGCGCGACGGCACCGAGATGGCCGCGCACACCGAGGCGCTCGCCCTGCGCAGCGCCACCGTCACCAGCCTGCTCGACGATTCCAGCCGGATCGAGGCGGCGCCGTCGACCAAGGCGCTGCGCGAGTTCGCCCGGGATGCCTCGCGGCGCATGCCGTCGGCGAGCGTCGTGATCGCCGTGGTCGGCTCGCAGTTGCCGCTCACCGAGCTCCGCGCGGTCGAGACGTCCCTCGCGAACGACGTGCAGCTGCTCGCCTTCCGTGCACACGCCGGCGCCGATTCCCGCATCGGCAAGGTCGGCTCGAGCCCCGTCGCGACGATCGGCGAGCTCGGCGAACTGCCCGCCGTGGTTCGGAAGGTGCGGCCATGA
- a CDS encoding FHA domain-containing protein, which yields MAESEFIVPPPGLLPEPEPASARADDRAHEPTTRLQALNATVSRSPIAVPAPGPAAPRAGVPVPPAPQVAMPAPPGFTPEPAPAAQPVSAPSARPAPAVAWRLRTSVGGEIIVAGRVVLGRAPTAADAGPGGIAVPLHDPERTVSKVHAIVMADGDALVVTDANSTNGVAVRGADGTSVSVPPGGSVRVPAGTVLELGRFELAVEGPQGVTR from the coding sequence GTGGCCGAGTCCGAGTTCATCGTTCCGCCGCCCGGGCTGCTGCCCGAGCCCGAGCCTGCGTCTGCGCGCGCCGACGATCGGGCGCACGAACCGACCACGCGACTGCAGGCACTGAACGCGACGGTGTCGCGCTCGCCGATCGCGGTGCCAGCGCCCGGCCCGGCGGCGCCTCGAGCCGGGGTGCCCGTGCCGCCGGCCCCGCAGGTCGCGATGCCGGCCCCGCCGGGGTTCACGCCCGAACCGGCCCCGGCCGCGCAGCCCGTGTCGGCCCCTTCCGCTCGGCCCGCACCCGCCGTCGCGTGGCGACTGCGCACCTCGGTCGGCGGCGAGATCATCGTGGCGGGCCGCGTGGTGCTCGGTCGGGCGCCGACCGCGGCCGATGCCGGGCCGGGCGGCATCGCGGTGCCGCTCCACGACCCCGAGCGCACGGTGTCGAAGGTGCACGCGATCGTCATGGCAGACGGCGACGCGCTCGTGGTCACCGACGCGAACTCGACGAACGGTGTGGCCGTCCGCGGCGCCGACGGCACGTCGGTCTCGGTGCCGCCGGGCGGCAGCGTGCGGGTGCCCGCGGGCACGGTGCTCGAGCTCGGCCGGTTCGAGCTCGCGGTCGAGGGGCCGCAGGGCGTCACGCGGTAA
- a CDS encoding AAA family ATPase, which yields MAVTQEQATWFHDAFGRLVDNIDQAILGKREVIALVLTAFLSDGHVLLEDFPGTGKTVLAKALANTLDGTHSRIQFTPDLLPSDVTGVTIYDQGKGRFEFHRGPIFASIVLADEINRASPKTQSALLEVMEEGRVTVDGVGYEVEPPFMVIATQNPVEQAGTYSLPEAQLDRFLIKTSLGYPDHETAVTLLLDSANRARATGVSPIIASGSIVSMARLASEVYVDAAVLSYLNELVTATRTHPDAALGVSMRGALALARAVKTWAISQGRTYVTPDDVRALAVPVLAHRIIVDPEAEFTGTTARDIVERALAEVAPPAYRAA from the coding sequence ATGGCAGTGACCCAGGAACAGGCGACGTGGTTCCACGACGCCTTCGGGCGCCTCGTCGACAACATCGACCAGGCGATCCTCGGCAAGCGCGAGGTCATCGCGCTCGTGCTCACGGCGTTCCTCTCCGACGGGCACGTGCTGCTCGAGGACTTCCCGGGCACCGGCAAGACGGTGCTCGCGAAGGCGCTCGCGAACACCCTCGACGGCACCCACTCGCGCATCCAGTTCACCCCCGACCTGCTGCCCTCCGATGTCACGGGCGTCACGATCTACGATCAGGGCAAGGGCCGCTTCGAGTTCCACCGCGGCCCCATCTTCGCGTCGATCGTGCTCGCCGACGAGATCAACCGCGCCAGCCCGAAGACCCAGTCGGCGCTGCTCGAGGTCATGGAGGAGGGCCGGGTCACCGTCGACGGCGTCGGCTACGAGGTCGAACCGCCGTTCATGGTCATCGCGACCCAGAACCCGGTCGAGCAGGCCGGCACCTACTCGCTGCCCGAGGCGCAGCTCGACCGCTTCCTCATCAAGACCTCGCTCGGGTACCCCGACCACGAGACGGCGGTCACCCTGCTGCTCGACTCGGCGAACCGGGCCCGCGCGACCGGCGTCTCGCCGATCATCGCATCGGGCTCGATCGTGTCGATGGCGCGCCTCGCCTCCGAGGTGTACGTCGATGCCGCGGTGCTGTCGTATCTGAACGAGCTCGTCACGGCGACCCGCACCCACCCCGACGCCGCGCTCGGCGTGAGCATGCGCGGCGCCCTCGCGCTCGCGCGCGCCGTGAAGACGTGGGCGATCTCGCAGGGGCGCACCTACGTCACGCCCGACGACGTGCGCGCGCTCGCCGTGCCGGTGCTGGCGCACCGAATCATCGTCGATCCCGAGGCCGAGTTCACCGGCACCACCGCCCGCGACATCGTCGAGCGTGCGCTCGCGGAGGTCGCGCCGCCGGCCTACCGGGCGGCATGA
- a CDS encoding Ig-like domain-containing protein translates to MATFGSRLRNRRSIASAAALAVLAGVPIGIAVMHDGFPVTDPDLRVRDVWVTNSEDLLAGRLNRQIEELDASVATTSSEVDVFQHGDDEFLYDPAGGSIERVDPSFTTLVQRVDVPPASTIAYGGDVIAVLSPAGELWAVPAAGDLSFDWRGTEPIIDAGAGAEVAVSDEGTVFVTRPGEGDLVVLERGAAEPAKTIRTGDLEAHRVAAVGEQPVVLDLEGHRLLVDDREIDLPDGPLRLQQSGPEHDSVLVATADALLDVPLDGGEPRSYPSEAAPADASSGVAAPVRVGTCAHAAWADAGRYLAVCDGQEPRGADLEQSTVGGRLEFRVNRDVVVLNNLANGDAWLVDSDLRLVDNWEEVTPPEETDELEGDEKSSVQTFEDTLAERTEQNRPPTARDDDIGVRPGRATIVEVLANDTDPDGDVLTIAAVKGVSESAGVLDVIDGGRALQFTPAEGAVGTTSFRYSVDDGRGGVAEASVDLRIVPESENSAPSALRNGAVSLEQGQQISYNLLADWRDPDGDDVYLVDASPRSGDVVRTSPDGLITFEHRSAELGTKEVAYTVSDGVTSATGTFTVEVKPTGSLNPVGTPDYARAFVGEALVIEPLVNDLSPSGAPLSLLGIQQTPPGAQVSVNAERGTVTFSSLRAGEYIFLYDLGAGANVGQGLVRVQVVEPPAEVAPPIAVKDTAYLRAGEPVTVPVLANDVSPSGAVLAVQSVDDRATDGLVSVELITNTVVRVSASEAIDRQLQFEYTVSDGLNTATATVTVVPVPPLVKRQPPVAVDDSAIVRAGDIVSVPVLANDYHPDASAFSLVPDLDQTGAPDGLAFVDGARVRFQAPDEAGVRTIVYTISDDSDQIARATLTVNVIGRDGENRPPVPTPQTSRTFAGSAVTIDVPLDGIDPDGDSVMLRQMGVAPTLGRILERTSTSFTYEAFDGVAGTDVFTYEVADALGATATGTIRIGVVPRPPVQLPPTAVDDVIEMKPGRTVGAEVLLNDTDPSGYSLHVADLPEVDKGIEAEIRDRRRVVITAPEQEGAYTIRYTISNGHGGVDSAFLQVVVSEQAVIQPPSAEDQVIEPEQVVSGEPVTVDALKDATNPGGLVEDLVVTAEGPNAGRADVADDGTITVKPGNRRYAVAFRLTNQLDDLSAMAFVIVPPVPAGEDEEALDQPEQQTEPPKPKTPEELQAEERAKFPAPHLKDLEEIVVPMNGSREWNIDELVEVPSGQPATVLSANASNARSDPFVSATELLFEPETDYRGPATVTFEVTDGDGADDPVGRKAILTLPITVGDPDFNDVPPAFTPRAETIQAGESPIEIDLRASTDQPNPGNIEKVAYSHLEGTTAEIVAQIVDGATLQVSAPLGVLPGTSTRLTFDLEFNEFTVPGYVDIKVVSSTRPKAKANDDPSTGEIEILRGGKSKTIDVLANDFNPFAQDDVPLRVVGAEIDQDSVGSNATVSYTANDITVRTGSAFTGTLSIIYKIEDGTKDPLRQVQGRVEVVVRDVPDRPGAPSASAGNARATVQWNAPANNNSPITSYVVTWNGGSKRVDADAAGKPQTIDDLRNGTAYSFQVQAVNAIGEGAVSESSASVTPWGVPTPPRSVSLDKSSTYAPTTVTARWLAPTDDGGGRLEYRVCIDGGSCDWVTGLSKSWGGVGKGSHTVTVYARNGGGNASGTASASISLSDPPPPEASGRIGKGASKRCDSGGNGCANVRITWSDMDPGTYKVYALAGGSSCCSYQQQVSIGASGQLELSNHLGVRRDDIAVRFENVSGGTSKTLGAISGAQWNALPYNSW, encoded by the coding sequence ATGGCCACGTTCGGATCGCGCCTGCGCAATCGCAGGTCGATCGCGTCCGCGGCGGCCCTCGCGGTGCTGGCCGGCGTGCCGATCGGCATCGCGGTGATGCACGACGGGTTCCCGGTGACCGACCCCGACCTTCGGGTGCGCGATGTCTGGGTCACCAACTCGGAAGACCTGCTGGCGGGGCGGCTGAACCGCCAGATCGAAGAGCTGGATGCCTCGGTGGCGACCACCTCGAGCGAGGTCGACGTCTTCCAGCACGGCGACGACGAGTTCCTCTACGATCCCGCGGGCGGGTCGATCGAGCGCGTCGACCCTTCGTTCACCACGCTCGTGCAACGCGTCGACGTGCCACCGGCCTCCACCATCGCCTACGGTGGCGACGTGATCGCCGTGCTCTCGCCGGCGGGCGAGCTGTGGGCGGTTCCCGCCGCCGGCGATCTGTCGTTCGACTGGCGCGGCACCGAGCCGATCATCGACGCGGGCGCGGGGGCCGAGGTCGCGGTCAGCGACGAGGGCACGGTCTTCGTGACCCGTCCCGGCGAGGGCGATCTCGTCGTCCTCGAGCGCGGGGCCGCCGAGCCGGCGAAGACGATCCGCACCGGCGACCTCGAGGCGCACCGGGTCGCGGCGGTGGGCGAGCAGCCCGTGGTGCTCGACCTCGAGGGGCATCGTCTGCTCGTCGACGACCGTGAGATCGACCTCCCCGACGGCCCACTCCGACTGCAGCAGTCCGGTCCCGAGCACGACTCGGTGCTCGTCGCCACCGCCGACGCGCTGCTCGACGTGCCCCTCGACGGCGGCGAGCCGCGGTCGTACCCGAGCGAGGCGGCCCCGGCCGACGCCTCGTCCGGAGTCGCGGCGCCCGTGCGCGTCGGCACGTGCGCGCACGCCGCCTGGGCCGACGCTGGGCGCTATCTCGCGGTGTGCGACGGGCAGGAGCCGCGCGGCGCCGACCTCGAGCAGTCCACGGTGGGCGGGCGACTCGAGTTCCGCGTGAACCGCGACGTCGTGGTGTTGAACAACCTCGCGAACGGCGACGCATGGCTCGTCGACTCCGACCTGCGACTCGTCGACAACTGGGAAGAGGTCACGCCTCCCGAAGAGACCGACGAGCTCGAGGGGGACGAGAAGAGCTCGGTGCAGACCTTCGAGGACACCCTCGCCGAGCGCACCGAGCAGAACCGGCCCCCCACCGCACGCGACGATGACATCGGCGTGCGCCCGGGCCGAGCGACCATCGTCGAGGTGCTCGCCAACGACACCGACCCCGACGGCGATGTGCTCACGATCGCCGCGGTGAAGGGCGTATCCGAATCCGCGGGCGTACTCGACGTCATCGACGGCGGCCGCGCGTTGCAGTTCACGCCGGCCGAGGGCGCGGTTGGAACGACCTCGTTCCGCTACTCGGTCGACGACGGGCGCGGCGGCGTGGCCGAGGCATCCGTCGACCTGCGCATCGTGCCCGAGAGCGAGAACTCGGCGCCGTCGGCGCTGCGCAACGGAGCCGTGAGCCTCGAGCAGGGTCAGCAGATCTCGTACAACCTGCTCGCCGACTGGCGCGATCCCGATGGCGACGACGTCTATCTCGTCGACGCATCGCCGCGCAGCGGCGACGTCGTCCGCACGAGCCCCGACGGGCTCATCACGTTCGAGCACCGCTCGGCCGAGCTGGGCACGAAAGAGGTCGCCTACACGGTCTCCGACGGCGTGACGTCTGCGACCGGCACCTTCACCGTCGAGGTGAAGCCGACCGGTTCGCTCAACCCGGTCGGAACGCCCGACTACGCTCGCGCGTTCGTGGGGGAGGCGCTCGTCATCGAGCCGCTCGTCAACGACCTCTCGCCGTCGGGGGCACCGCTGAGCCTGCTCGGCATCCAGCAGACTCCCCCCGGCGCGCAGGTCAGCGTGAACGCCGAGCGCGGCACCGTCACCTTCTCGAGCCTGCGGGCCGGCGAGTACATCTTCCTCTACGATCTCGGCGCCGGCGCGAACGTGGGTCAGGGGCTCGTGCGCGTACAGGTGGTCGAGCCGCCCGCCGAGGTCGCGCCGCCGATCGCCGTGAAGGACACCGCGTACCTGCGTGCGGGCGAGCCGGTGACCGTGCCGGTGCTCGCGAACGACGTGTCTCCGTCGGGCGCCGTCCTCGCGGTGCAGTCGGTCGACGACCGCGCGACCGACGGCCTCGTCTCGGTCGAGCTCATCACGAACACCGTCGTGCGGGTGAGCGCGTCCGAGGCGATCGACCGGCAGCTGCAGTTCGAGTACACCGTCTCCGACGGCCTGAACACCGCGACGGCGACCGTGACCGTCGTGCCCGTGCCGCCGCTCGTGAAGCGCCAACCGCCCGTCGCGGTCGACGACTCGGCCATCGTGCGCGCCGGCGACATCGTATCGGTGCCCGTGCTGGCCAACGACTACCACCCCGACGCGTCGGCGTTCTCGCTGGTGCCCGATCTCGACCAGACCGGCGCACCCGACGGACTCGCGTTCGTCGACGGTGCACGGGTGCGCTTCCAGGCGCCCGATGAGGCCGGCGTGCGTACGATCGTCTACACGATCAGCGACGACAGCGACCAGATCGCGCGTGCCACGCTGACCGTCAACGTCATCGGTCGTGACGGCGAGAACCGCCCGCCGGTGCCGACCCCGCAGACCTCACGCACGTTCGCCGGGTCCGCCGTGACGATCGACGTGCCGCTCGACGGCATCGACCCCGACGGTGATTCGGTGATGCTGCGCCAAATGGGCGTCGCACCCACCCTCGGACGCATCCTCGAACGCACGAGCACGTCCTTCACGTACGAGGCGTTCGACGGCGTGGCCGGCACCGACGTGTTCACCTACGAAGTGGCCGACGCACTCGGCGCCACAGCGACCGGCACGATTCGCATCGGCGTCGTTCCGCGACCACCCGTGCAGCTGCCGCCGACCGCCGTCGACGACGTCATCGAGATGAAGCCCGGTCGCACCGTCGGCGCCGAGGTGCTGCTGAACGACACCGACCCGAGCGGCTACTCGCTGCACGTCGCCGACCTGCCCGAGGTCGACAAGGGCATCGAGGCCGAGATCCGCGATCGTCGTCGGGTCGTCATCACCGCCCCCGAACAGGAGGGCGCGTACACGATCCGCTACACCATTTCGAATGGGCACGGCGGGGTCGACTCCGCGTTCCTGCAGGTTGTGGTGAGCGAGCAGGCCGTGATTCAGCCTCCGAGCGCCGAAGACCAGGTGATCGAGCCCGAGCAGGTCGTCTCGGGCGAGCCGGTCACGGTCGACGCGCTGAAGGATGCCACCAACCCGGGCGGGCTCGTGGAGGATCTCGTCGTCACGGCGGAGGGGCCGAACGCCGGCCGCGCCGACGTCGCCGACGACGGTACCATCACGGTGAAGCCCGGCAACCGCCGGTACGCCGTCGCGTTCCGGCTGACGAATCAGCTCGATGACCTTTCGGCGATGGCGTTCGTGATCGTTCCGCCCGTTCCCGCAGGCGAGGACGAGGAGGCTCTCGACCAGCCCGAGCAGCAGACCGAGCCCCCGAAGCCGAAGACGCCCGAAGAGCTCCAGGCCGAGGAGCGTGCGAAGTTCCCGGCACCGCACCTGAAGGACCTCGAAGAGATCGTCGTGCCGATGAACGGCAGCAGGGAGTGGAACATCGACGAACTCGTCGAGGTGCCGTCGGGTCAGCCGGCCACCGTGCTCTCGGCGAACGCGTCCAACGCGAGGTCCGATCCGTTCGTCAGCGCGACCGAGCTGCTGTTCGAGCCCGAAACCGACTACCGCGGCCCCGCGACCGTGACGTTCGAGGTCACCGACGGCGATGGCGCCGACGACCCCGTCGGGCGCAAGGCGATCCTGACGCTTCCGATCACGGTCGGCGACCCCGACTTCAACGACGTGCCGCCCGCGTTCACGCCGCGCGCCGAGACCATCCAGGCGGGCGAGTCGCCGATCGAGATCGACCTGCGCGCATCGACCGATCAGCCGAACCCCGGCAACATCGAGAAGGTCGCCTACAGCCACCTTGAGGGCACGACGGCCGAGATCGTCGCACAGATCGTCGACGGTGCGACCCTGCAGGTCTCGGCCCCGCTCGGCGTGCTGCCCGGCACCTCGACCCGGCTCACCTTCGACCTCGAGTTCAACGAGTTCACCGTGCCCGGCTACGTCGACATCAAGGTGGTGTCGTCCACCCGACCGAAGGCGAAGGCGAACGACGACCCCTCGACGGGCGAGATCGAGATCCTGCGGGGCGGCAAGAGCAAGACGATCGACGTGCTCGCCAACGACTTCAACCCGTTCGCCCAGGACGACGTGCCGCTGCGCGTCGTCGGCGCCGAGATCGATCAAGACAGTGTCGGCTCGAACGCCACGGTGTCGTACACCGCGAATGACATCACGGTGCGCACCGGGTCGGCGTTCACCGGCACGCTCAGCATCATCTACAAGATCGAAGACGGCACGAAGGATCCGCTCCGTCAGGTGCAGGGTCGGGTCGAGGTGGTCGTGCGCGACGTGCCCGACCGGCCGGGTGCGCCGAGCGCGAGTGCGGGCAACGCCAGGGCGACCGTGCAGTGGAACGCTCCGGCGAACAACAATTCGCCGATCACCAGCTACGTCGTGACCTGGAACGGCGGGTCGAAGCGCGTCGACGCCGATGCAGCGGGCAAGCCGCAGACCATCGACGACCTGCGTAACGGCACGGCCTACTCGTTCCAGGTGCAGGCGGTCAACGCGATCGGCGAAGGCGCCGTCTCGGAGTCGTCGGCCTCCGTGACGCCCTGGGGCGTGCCGACACCACCGAGATCGGTCTCGCTCGACAAGAGCAGCACCTACGCTCCGACGACGGTGACGGCTCGCTGGCTCGCACCCACCGACGACGGCGGCGGTCGCCTCGAGTACCGGGTCTGCATCGACGGCGGCTCCTGCGACTGGGTGACCGGTCTCTCGAAGTCGTGGGGCGGTGTCGGCAAGGGATCGCACACCGTCACGGTCTACGCCCGGAACGGCGGCGGCAATGCGAGCGGCACGGCGTCGGCGAGCATCAGCCTGAGCGACCCGCCGCCGCCCGAGGCCTCGGGCCGCATCGGCAAGGGTGCGAGCAAGCGATGCGACAGCGGCGGCAACGGATGCGCGAACGTGCGCATCACGTGGAGCGACATGGATCCGGGAACCTACAAGGTCTACGCACTGGCCGGTGGCTCGTCGTGCTGCAGCTACCAGCAGCAGGTCAGCATCGGGGCATCCGGTCAGCTCGAGCTCTCGAACCACCTCGGCGTCCGCCGTGACGACATCGCGGTGCGCTTCGAGAACGTCAGCGGCGGAACCTCGAAGACCCTCGGCGCGATCAGCGGCGCGCAGTGGAACGCGCTGCCCTACAACAGCTGGTGA
- a CDS encoding transglutaminase domain-containing protein: MRRIPQQSIVDLAVLSVLCLVAVAGFETSFGDLNFLLAAVGGILVGTAAAIAGSLLRLPVLPTVLLGLAAYFVFGTPFAMPMQGLVVVLPSISSLAGLAIGAVFGWADIVTIGTPVEAPYYVAAVPYAATWLVTLVGGMLVLRWLPRRRTVLRVAVLLIGPIVLYLSGILLGTDEPYLAAIRGVAFAAIALVWLAWRRGSVLEAERDAEGDGRGRGIGRRLAGSATVVGGAVAVGVIAGLAWTPVSTDRFVLRDEIVPPFDAREFASPLAGFRQYTKDLAEEPLFTVTGLEPGDVLRLATMDAYTGRLWNVAGPESAVADGGYAIVGESLPDPALADLGSGRDVTVEVSAYDDVWLPTVGYGERLVLLDRGTADRAGDVRYNPEAGTAVLTSGVAEGARYELRSRIQREPDTSQLVDVPVARIDEGPVQNVPDVVSAKAEEFAGDATSAIEQLRNLETGLKTNGFLSHGLASDAIASRAGHGADRMAELFTRSEMIGDEEQYASAMALMARHLGYPARVVMGFAPEVSEADESVEVLGSDVTAWVEVPFEDVGWISFRPTPDQVDVPQEQTPKPKSEPQPQVRQPPRADRAEDDLLTTVEIDDTDDEDPDRPFQIPMWVWVTAGSLAVPLAIVFLPMLVVALRKRSRRSRRRGAPNPRSAAGAWDELLDRSAELGLEPPERASRLQAATALERQLGEQGLTAEVDGRRVNLLELAATVDRDVFDGRDVSDATATQRWTEADAVAAAIGAAAGRARRFVARYRFRRRRPHS; this comes from the coding sequence ATGAGACGTATCCCGCAGCAGAGCATCGTCGACCTCGCGGTGCTGTCGGTGCTGTGCCTGGTCGCCGTGGCCGGCTTCGAGACGAGCTTCGGCGACCTCAACTTCCTGCTGGCGGCCGTCGGCGGCATCCTCGTGGGCACCGCGGCGGCGATCGCCGGAAGCCTGCTGCGCCTGCCCGTGCTGCCGACCGTGCTGCTCGGCCTCGCCGCCTACTTCGTGTTCGGCACGCCGTTCGCGATGCCGATGCAGGGCTTGGTCGTCGTGCTGCCGAGCATCAGCTCGCTCGCCGGGCTGGCGATCGGCGCGGTGTTCGGGTGGGCTGACATCGTGACGATCGGAACCCCGGTCGAGGCTCCCTACTACGTCGCCGCCGTGCCCTACGCGGCCACCTGGCTCGTCACGCTCGTCGGCGGCATGCTCGTGTTGCGCTGGCTGCCGCGTCGGCGCACGGTGCTGCGGGTGGCGGTGCTGCTCATCGGCCCCATCGTGCTCTACCTGTCGGGCATCCTGCTGGGCACCGACGAGCCGTACCTCGCCGCGATCCGAGGCGTCGCGTTCGCTGCGATCGCGCTCGTCTGGCTCGCGTGGCGGCGCGGATCGGTGCTCGAGGCCGAGCGCGATGCCGAGGGCGACGGCCGTGGTCGCGGCATCGGGCGCCGGTTGGCAGGGTCGGCGACCGTCGTGGGCGGTGCCGTCGCGGTCGGCGTGATCGCGGGCCTGGCTTGGACGCCGGTCTCGACCGACCGGTTCGTGCTGCGCGACGAGATCGTGCCGCCCTTCGACGCCAGAGAGTTCGCGAGCCCGCTGGCCGGATTCCGTCAGTACACGAAAGACCTGGCAGAAGAGCCGCTGTTCACCGTCACCGGTCTCGAGCCGGGCGACGTGCTCCGACTCGCCACCATGGATGCCTATACAGGTCGGCTCTGGAACGTCGCCGGCCCCGAGTCCGCCGTGGCCGATGGCGGCTACGCGATCGTCGGTGAGTCCCTGCCCGACCCTGCGCTCGCCGATCTCGGCAGCGGACGCGATGTGACCGTCGAGGTGTCGGCGTACGACGACGTGTGGCTGCCGACCGTCGGGTACGGCGAGCGGCTCGTCCTGCTCGACCGGGGCACCGCCGACCGAGCGGGCGACGTGCGCTACAACCCTGAGGCGGGCACCGCCGTGCTCACGAGCGGGGTCGCCGAGGGGGCTCGCTACGAGCTGCGGTCGCGCATCCAGCGCGAACCCGACACCTCGCAGCTCGTCGACGTGCCGGTCGCCCGTATCGACGAGGGCCCCGTGCAGAACGTGCCCGACGTCGTCTCGGCGAAGGCCGAGGAGTTCGCGGGCGACGCGACCAGCGCGATCGAGCAGCTGCGTAACCTCGAGACCGGGTTGAAGACGAACGGGTTCCTCAGTCACGGCCTCGCCTCCGACGCGATCGCGTCGCGGGCGGGCCACGGGGCCGACCGCATGGCCGAGCTGTTCACCCGATCCGAGATGATCGGCGACGAAGAGCAGTACGCGTCGGCGATGGCCCTGATGGCACGCCACCTCGGCTACCCGGCGCGCGTCGTCATGGGGTTCGCGCCCGAGGTGAGCGAGGCCGACGAGTCGGTCGAGGTGCTCGGCTCGGATGTCACGGCCTGGGTCGAGGTGCCGTTCGAGGACGTCGGCTGGATCTCGTTCCGCCCGACGCCCGACCAGGTCGACGTCCCCCAAGAGCAGACTCCCAAGCCGAAGAGCGAGCCGCAGCCCCAGGTGCGCCAGCCTCCCCGGGCCGACCGCGCCGAGGACGACCTGCTGACCACGGTCGAGATCGACGACACCGATGATGAGGACCCCGACCGCCCGTTCCAGATCCCCATGTGGGTCTGGGTGACCGCAGGCTCACTCGCCGTGCCGCTCGCGATCGTGTTCCTCCCGATGCTCGTCGTGGCGCTGCGCAAGCGTTCGCGCCGCTCGCGCCGGCGCGGCGCGCCGAACCCGCGCAGCGCGGCGGGCGCGTGGGACGAGCTGCTCGATCGCAGCGCCGAGCTCGGGCTCGAGCCGCCTGAACGGGCGTCACGCCTGCAGGCCGCGACCGCACTGGAACGTCAACTGGGCGAGCAGGGCCTCACGGCCGAGGTCGATGGCCGCCGAGTGAATCTGCTCGAGCTGGCGGCAACGGTCGACCGCGACGTGTTCGACGGACGCGACGTGAGCGATGCGACGGCCACCCAGAGGTGGACCGAGGCGGACGCCGTTGCGGCAGCGATCGGGGCGGCCGCCGGCCGCGCGCGACGATTCGTGGCGCGCTACCGGTTCCGGCGGCGGCGGCCTCACTCGTAA